The proteins below come from a single Mesobacillus jeotgali genomic window:
- a CDS encoding glycosyltransferase — translation MDKNIETKCYESLEYFIDRNYIKAYSILFDELGKTPNNEIIKIYLAVFSSSTGNQEVSDFYISEVGFDKYHNYITLPRNKKLLSILLSNKIEDREWRNYRRPRNKSELNRIGITAPLCRGDVLEVGCASGDLSTFIAMHATNVFGIDIDPVAIELARYKVKTLGLDNCYFNLGDGAALAFQENTFDTVILAEVLEHVPDPAPFIEEALRICKHGGRIVISVPKGYAIPDPDHVRIFTKQNIASLINSFTSSKINWINEVPGQWILCYIDVEKETDRESNITMVSNFLPPHKLKDIDYNEKVSIILPTYNRASHLKEALESLISQTYKNKEIIVVNDGSTDDTELILSEYQHLITYISKKNGGKSSAINLGMESATGKYIWIFDDDDIALPKKLEVQIRKFQENKSVGLIHTSTIYFQKENDSLAYSGVWSARNIEPQYALKEQIKGNRFFTPSVIVRRECYETVGKWDENLIRAQDYDMWMRICRHFNTMALPLPTLHYRVHSGTRGTAIESIQINNLQEATMKYHRLAVKKTHDIPIEEIYTKDIRISDNTVYLVESFLERALYMAKNNLLEECSEDIERAKDISMNSKIQYLNFSINGLQIIKELVEIVSHLSESRSVVNILYFARMIQRANSR, via the coding sequence ATGGATAAGAATATCGAAACAAAATGTTATGAGTCTCTAGAATATTTTATAGATCGGAATTACATTAAAGCTTATTCCATATTGTTCGATGAATTAGGAAAGACTCCCAATAATGAGATAATAAAAATATATTTAGCAGTTTTTTCCTCTTCAACAGGTAATCAAGAAGTTTCAGATTTTTATATTAGTGAGGTTGGGTTTGATAAATATCACAATTATATAACTTTACCTAGAAATAAAAAGCTATTATCTATCCTATTATCAAATAAAATTGAAGACAGGGAATGGAGAAACTATAGGAGACCAAGAAACAAAAGTGAATTGAATAGAATTGGAATCACTGCTCCCTTATGTAGGGGAGATGTTCTTGAGGTAGGATGCGCAAGCGGAGATTTATCTACGTTTATTGCCATGCATGCAACTAACGTATTCGGTATAGATATTGACCCGGTAGCAATTGAACTAGCTAGATACAAAGTCAAAACACTCGGTCTAGATAATTGTTATTTTAATCTTGGTGACGGTGCAGCTCTTGCATTTCAGGAAAATACATTTGATACAGTTATACTGGCTGAAGTATTGGAACATGTACCGGATCCTGCGCCTTTTATTGAAGAAGCGTTAAGGATATGCAAACATGGAGGGAGAATAGTCATCAGTGTTCCTAAAGGGTATGCAATCCCAGATCCTGATCATGTGAGAATATTTACTAAACAAAATATAGCTTCCTTAATAAATTCTTTTACAAGTAGCAAAATAAACTGGATAAATGAAGTGCCTGGTCAGTGGATATTATGTTATATAGATGTAGAAAAAGAAACTGATAGAGAAAGTAATATTACTATGGTTTCTAATTTCCTGCCACCTCATAAATTGAAAGATATAGATTATAATGAGAAAGTATCGATTATACTACCAACTTATAATAGAGCTAGTCACTTAAAAGAGGCATTGGAAAGTTTGATTTCTCAGACTTATAAAAATAAGGAAATAATAGTGGTGAATGATGGTTCAACTGATGACACGGAATTAATTCTTAGTGAATATCAACATTTGATAACTTATATTTCAAAGAAAAATGGAGGGAAATCTTCAGCTATAAATCTTGGAATGGAAAGCGCGACAGGAAAATATATTTGGATATTTGATGACGACGACATTGCTTTACCCAAAAAATTGGAGGTGCAAATAAGAAAATTTCAAGAAAATAAAAGTGTTGGACTTATTCATACATCAACTATATACTTCCAAAAGGAAAATGATTCTTTGGCCTACTCTGGTGTATGGAGTGCAAGAAATATAGAACCTCAGTATGCTCTGAAGGAACAGATTAAGGGAAATCGTTTTTTTACTCCTAGTGTTATTGTTCGAAGAGAATGTTATGAAACGGTAGGTAAATGGGATGAGAATTTAATTAGGGCTCAAGATTATGATATGTGGATGCGTATCTGTAGGCATTTCAATACAATGGCATTGCCTTTACCAACTTTACATTATCGAGTTCATTCAGGAACTCGCGGAACAGCAATAGAAAGCATCCAAATAAACAATCTGCAGGAAGCTACTATGAAGTATCATCGATTAGCAGTGAAAAAAACACACGATATTCCTATCGAGGAGATTTATACAAAAGACATACGAATTTCGGACAACACAGTTTATTTGGTGGAATCATTCCTTGAAAGAGCTCTATATATGGCAAAAAATAATTTACTTGAAGAATGTAGTGAGGATATTGAAAGGGCAAAAGATATTTCAATGAACAGTAAAATCCAGTATTTGAACTTTTCAATAAACGGTCTCCAAATAATAAAAGAACTTGTAGAGATTGTTAGCCATTTAAGTGAATCTAGATCAGTAGTGAATATTTTGTATTTTGCTAGAATGATACAGAGAGCCAATTCTCGATAA
- a CDS encoding TPR domain-containing glycosyltransferase, producing the protein MKPFISLCMIVKNEEKVLNRCLSSVANLIDEMIIIDTGSTDNTKKIALQYTNNVYSFKWSNDFSAARNYASEKASGEWILVLDADEYIDEENFKDFIRELHNDNGLFDTYTAKILNFTGFYGESLVQNYHSRIYKNNRDIVYYRHIHEQLKSAKDEQLKTRNSNLLIFHSGYLKDTVKKKNKNERNRHLLEKELNTGSQQAFDYFNFGNEYFSIGEYEKALKSYLQAYKLKGNFRTPWVSYNIIQIINCLMRLQRYNDALKVIKDAEEIYAGSPEFPYLKGEIFLIKGQLDDAKQMYFQILNNQEKYIDIILMPDVKELKPHNRLGKIYLYEDDFDNSIYHYSSVLNIDKYNKDAINKVVYVLNNFHTAEEITNFLKSNELVNGNNIIDYVRASFEVGNPSLAVNLLNDYNDEFVLLTKVAHLKELCINNHGDIEQFEELFTPDIMKTMIESNWINIVDLILLNDYKVVGDYLLVFNSLNHNGQVSKLLNLLNGEESVTNIDNNLITHVLQLLFVYKKYDLCNVILEEIENSDEYTIHKVAKILFSNGFKGESLQLYSLCDWNLFNEQDFINIITGLIESGNLKDALDVSKYAIVNKDDFRFYKFAIEILNTLGDDEKKENLITNALMEYTDSQWLKNQYLQS; encoded by the coding sequence ATGAAACCATTTATCTCACTCTGTATGATTGTCAAAAATGAAGAAAAAGTATTAAATCGTTGTTTGTCATCAGTGGCTAATTTAATTGATGAAATGATTATTATAGATACAGGATCTACTGATAATACTAAAAAAATTGCATTACAGTATACAAATAATGTTTATAGCTTCAAATGGAGTAATGATTTTTCAGCCGCGCGAAATTATGCTTCTGAAAAAGCTTCAGGAGAATGGATTTTAGTGTTAGATGCTGACGAATATATCGATGAAGAAAATTTTAAAGATTTTATACGAGAATTGCATAATGACAATGGTCTTTTTGATACCTATACTGCAAAGATATTAAATTTTACTGGTTTTTATGGAGAGAGTTTAGTTCAAAATTATCACAGCAGAATTTATAAAAATAATCGTGATATTGTTTATTATCGTCATATTCATGAACAATTAAAAAGTGCTAAAGACGAACAGTTGAAAACAAGGAATTCAAATTTATTAATCTTTCACTCAGGCTATCTAAAAGATACGGTTAAGAAGAAAAATAAGAACGAACGCAACCGACATCTACTAGAAAAAGAATTGAATACGGGAAGTCAACAAGCATTTGATTATTTTAACTTTGGCAATGAGTACTTTTCAATTGGAGAATATGAAAAAGCACTTAAATCATATTTACAAGCATATAAACTTAAAGGTAATTTTAGGACCCCTTGGGTTTCATATAATATTATACAAATTATAAATTGTTTAATGCGTTTACAAAGATATAATGATGCTTTAAAGGTAATTAAAGATGCTGAAGAAATATATGCGGGTTCACCCGAGTTTCCATACTTAAAAGGGGAAATCTTTTTAATTAAAGGACAATTAGACGATGCAAAACAAATGTATTTTCAAATTTTAAATAACCAAGAAAAATATATTGATATAATACTCATGCCCGATGTAAAAGAGTTGAAACCACATAATAGGTTAGGGAAAATATATCTTTATGAAGATGATTTCGATAACTCAATTTATCATTACTCTAGCGTTTTGAACATAGATAAGTATAATAAAGACGCTATTAATAAAGTAGTATACGTATTAAATAATTTTCATACTGCTGAAGAAATTACAAATTTTTTGAAATCAAATGAATTAGTAAATGGTAACAATATTATAGATTACGTAAGAGCAAGTTTTGAAGTAGGTAATCCTTCCTTAGCAGTAAACTTGCTAAATGACTACAATGATGAATTTGTATTGTTAACTAAGGTCGCTCACTTGAAGGAACTTTGTATTAATAATCACGGTGATATTGAACAATTTGAAGAGTTATTTACACCGGATATAATGAAAACGATGATTGAATCCAATTGGATTAATATAGTAGATTTAATATTACTAAATGATTATAAAGTGGTAGGTGATTATTTACTAGTATTTAATTCTTTAAATCATAATGGGCAAGTGAGCAAACTATTAAATTTATTAAATGGTGAGGAGTCAGTTACTAATATTGATAATAATTTAATTACCCATGTGCTCCAACTACTTTTTGTATATAAGAAATATGATTTATGTAATGTTATTTTAGAGGAAATAGAGAATAGTGATGAATATACAATTCATAAAGTTGCTAAAATATTATTTTCAAACGGTTTTAAAGGTGAATCTTTGCAGTTATATAGTTTATGTGATTGGAATCTATTCAATGAGCAAGACTTTATAAATATTATTACTGGGTTAATTGAGTCAGGTAATCTAAAAGATGCTTTAGACGTTTCTAAGTACGCTATTGTAAATAAAGATGATTTTAGATTTTATAAATTTGCTATAGAAATACTCAATACATTAGGTGATGATGAGAAGAAAGAGAATTTGATAACTAATGCATTAATGGAATATACAGATAGTCAGTGGTTGAAAAATCAATATCTACAGTCATGA
- a CDS encoding flagellin, whose translation MRINHNIAALNTHRQLNSASNAQSSSMEKLSSGLRINKAGDDAAGLSISEKMRGQIRGLDQASKNAQDGISLIQTAEGALNETHSILQRMRELAVQGGNDTNTTEDRNAIKAEIDELNNEITRISDTTQFNKQELLDGSLNITLQIGANDGQDLNISINIDLDPTGLTIASIDVSDAASASAAIASIDAAIEKVSEIRSYLGANQNRLDHTINNLNTSSENLTAAESRIRDVDMAKEMMNQTKNSILSQAAQAMLAQANQQPQGVLQLLR comes from the coding sequence ATGAGAATCAATCATAATATCGCTGCATTGAACACGCATCGTCAGTTAAACAGCGCTTCTAATGCACAATCAAGTTCAATGGAGAAATTATCCTCTGGCCTACGTATTAACAAAGCTGGGGATGACGCAGCAGGACTCTCAATTTCTGAAAAAATGCGTGGACAAATTCGCGGATTAGATCAAGCATCTAAAAATGCTCAAGACGGTATCTCACTAATCCAAACTGCTGAAGGCGCGTTAAATGAAACACATTCCATTCTTCAACGTATGCGAGAGTTAGCTGTTCAGGGTGGTAATGATACAAACACAACTGAAGATCGAAATGCTATTAAGGCTGAAATTGATGAGTTAAATAACGAAATTACTAGAATTTCAGATACGACTCAGTTCAATAAACAGGAATTACTTGATGGATCATTAAATATAACTTTACAAATCGGTGCTAATGACGGTCAAGACTTAAATATTTCGATTAACATTGACCTAGATCCAACAGGCTTAACAATAGCTTCAATTGATGTATCTGATGCTGCTAGTGCAAGTGCAGCAATAGCATCGATTGACGCTGCAATAGAGAAAGTTTCTGAAATTCGATCCTATTTAGGAGCTAATCAAAATCGTCTGGATCATACCATCAATAATTTGAATACTTCATCTGAGAACCTTACGGCTGCTGAATCTCGTATTCGTGATGTTGATATGGCGAAAGAAATGATGAACCAAACTAAGAATTCTATTCTTTCTCAAGCTGCCCAGGCAATGCTTGCACAAGCTAATCAGCAACCTCAAGGCGTGCTACAGTTACTCCGTTAA
- the csrA gene encoding carbon storage regulator CsrA, producing MLVLTRKNGETIKIGDDIEITIVSSKNDQVKIGIKAPKNIEILRKEIYEQIQEENQNASKDITALLTNLKK from the coding sequence ATGCTCGTACTGACAAGAAAAAACGGCGAAACTATCAAAATCGGTGACGATATCGAAATCACCATCGTCTCATCCAAAAACGACCAGGTCAAAATCGGCATCAAAGCACCCAAAAACATCGAAATCCTGAGAAAAGAAATCTACGAACAGATTCAGGAAGAAAATCAGAACGCATCAAAAGACATCACAGCCCTGCTGACGAACCTAAAGAAATAA